One segment of Olsenella uli DSM 7084 DNA contains the following:
- a CDS encoding phosphotriesterase family protein, producing MVNTVLGTIETSKLGKTLIHEHLYVAPDELHRNYAYTLDVLQKSVEEARLFGLAGGETIVELTPLGYGRNTEALREISRRSGVNIICVTGFHKDLWLPRWFDQLTDNEIEAELRREIVDGIGYSGVHPGAAKLGTSFGEVTSREHRAFSIVAPLAREYHLPIITHCDKGTMGHEQLDLLEKYSFDAKHVCLSHTDLTMDFGYIRSLCERGAYLSFDHVGRDLEGHDHERVEMIANLVETGCGDKICLAGDMGKKDYFVSYGGRPGLAYILTALRSYLLESISEAEYTKMIVDNPRHVLAWDE from the coding sequence ATGGTCAATACCGTACTCGGCACAATCGAGACAAGCAAGCTTGGCAAGACCCTCATTCACGAGCATCTTTACGTAGCCCCTGACGAGCTTCATCGTAACTACGCATACACGTTGGACGTTCTACAGAAGAGCGTCGAAGAAGCTCGACTGTTTGGCCTGGCAGGTGGAGAAACAATCGTTGAGCTCACTCCGCTGGGATATGGTCGTAACACCGAGGCGCTTCGGGAGATATCGCGGAGGTCAGGTGTCAATATTATCTGCGTCACCGGGTTTCACAAGGATCTCTGGCTTCCCCGCTGGTTTGATCAGCTTACTGATAACGAGATTGAAGCAGAACTGCGTCGTGAGATTGTAGATGGCATTGGCTACTCTGGGGTGCACCCAGGAGCTGCCAAGCTCGGGACATCTTTCGGTGAGGTGACGAGTCGCGAACACAGGGCCTTCTCGATAGTCGCTCCCTTGGCGCGCGAATACCACTTGCCTATCATCACTCACTGCGACAAGGGAACGATGGGACACGAGCAGCTTGACTTGCTCGAAAAATATAGTTTTGATGCCAAGCACGTCTGTTTGTCACATACGGACTTGACGATGGACTTTGGTTACATCCGAAGTCTTTGTGAACGTGGGGCATACCTGTCGTTTGACCATGTTGGGCGTGATTTAGAGGGTCATGACCACGAACGTGTGGAAATGATTGCGAACCTTGTTGAGACGGGGTGCGGCGACAAGATATGTCTGGCAGGAGACATGGGAAAGAAGGACTACTTCGTATCATACGGAGGAAGACCTGGACTTGCCTACATCTTGACAGCTTTGAGAAGCTATCTATTGGAGAGTATTTCTGAGGCTGAATACACGAAGATGATCGTGGACAACCCTCGCCATGTTCTTGCGTGGGATGAGTAA
- the typA gene encoding translational GTPase TypA: MLQEHIRNIAIIAHVDHGKTTLVDQMLKATHAFRDNQQVEERVLDSNDQERERGITILAKNISIEYNGVKINVIDTPGHADFGGEVERVLKMADGAVLLVDAAEGPMPQTRFVLSHAIAAGLSIMVCINKIDRGGADPEKALNDCLDLMMDLGADDAQLEFSMEHVVYASAVNGFARLDPEDGNGDMLPLMDMIVDSLPAPDVDLDGPLAMQCVTIDHSDYVGRVGIGRIYSGSIHTGDRILVVKNDGSRAMSQVKQLFTFDYLGRRECGEAQAGDIAAVVGVDSTDIGDVYTDPDNPVELEPIEIDPPTLSIVFEPSTSPLVGREGDIVGGRQLKERLEAERENNVTMRIEELPDKTGTEVSGRGILHLSVLMEQMRREGFEFQVGRPRVLFKKDEHGNTVEPVEQAVVECPGEFSGKVIEVFGNSGGAMVSMDAGTTQTHLEFKIPTRGIMGLKNRILNVTHGEAVFYHTFLEYGPYAGELGVRQNGAMISMSTEKAVAYALGTLQERGTLFVEPGTECYEGMLVGERSKPGDMVVNIARTKSLGNQRSSTADIAVQLTPPKTFSLEEALEYIMDDELVEITPRNVRMRKRILNETDRRKWRVRHGMVDK; encoded by the coding sequence ATGCTCCAGGAGCACATCAGGAACATCGCAATCATCGCCCACGTCGACCACGGCAAGACGACCCTCGTCGACCAGATGTTGAAGGCGACCCACGCCTTCCGTGACAACCAGCAGGTCGAGGAGCGCGTGCTCGACTCCAATGACCAGGAGCGCGAGCGCGGCATCACCATCCTCGCCAAGAACATATCCATCGAGTACAACGGCGTCAAGATCAACGTCATCGACACGCCCGGCCACGCCGACTTTGGCGGCGAGGTCGAGCGCGTCCTCAAGATGGCCGACGGAGCCGTCCTGCTCGTCGATGCGGCCGAGGGCCCCATGCCCCAGACCCGCTTCGTGCTGAGCCACGCCATCGCAGCCGGGCTCTCCATCATGGTCTGCATCAACAAGATCGACCGTGGCGGCGCAGACCCCGAGAAGGCCCTCAACGACTGCCTGGACCTCATGATGGACCTGGGTGCCGACGACGCGCAGCTCGAGTTCAGCATGGAACACGTGGTCTACGCCTCGGCCGTGAACGGCTTCGCCCGCCTCGATCCCGAGGACGGCAACGGTGACATGCTGCCACTCATGGACATGATCGTCGATTCCCTGCCCGCTCCCGACGTCGACCTGGACGGCCCTCTCGCCATGCAGTGCGTCACCATCGACCATTCCGACTACGTCGGACGCGTTGGCATCGGTCGCATCTACTCCGGCTCCATCCATACGGGCGACAGGATCCTCGTCGTGAAGAACGACGGGTCGCGTGCCATGAGTCAGGTCAAGCAGCTCTTCACCTTCGACTACCTGGGCCGCAGGGAGTGCGGCGAGGCCCAGGCCGGTGACATTGCCGCCGTCGTGGGCGTCGACTCCACGGACATCGGCGACGTCTACACCGACCCCGACAATCCCGTCGAGCTCGAGCCCATAGAGATCGACCCGCCAACCCTCTCCATCGTGTTCGAGCCCTCGACCTCTCCCCTCGTCGGCCGCGAGGGCGACATCGTCGGCGGGCGCCAGCTCAAGGAGCGCCTGGAGGCCGAGCGCGAGAACAACGTGACCATGCGCATAGAGGAGCTCCCAGACAAGACGGGTACCGAGGTCAGTGGCCGCGGCATCCTGCACCTGTCCGTCCTCATGGAGCAGATGCGCCGCGAGGGCTTCGAGTTCCAGGTCGGTCGTCCGCGCGTGCTCTTCAAGAAGGACGAGCACGGCAACACCGTCGAACCTGTCGAGCAGGCGGTCGTCGAGTGTCCGGGCGAATTCTCCGGCAAGGTCATCGAGGTCTTCGGCAATTCTGGCGGGGCCATGGTCTCCATGGACGCCGGAACCACGCAGACGCACCTCGAGTTCAAGATCCCCACCCGCGGCATCATGGGCCTCAAGAATCGCATCCTCAACGTCACGCACGGTGAGGCGGTCTTCTACCACACCTTCCTGGAGTATGGACCCTACGCCGGTGAACTGGGCGTCCGCCAGAACGGCGCCATGATCTCCATGTCCACCGAGAAGGCCGTGGCCTATGCGTTGGGTACCCTCCAGGAGCGCGGCACGCTCTTCGTCGAGCCCGGCACCGAGTGCTACGAGGGCATGCTCGTGGGCGAGCGCTCCAAGCCAGGCGACATGGTCGTCAACATCGCGCGCACCAAGTCGCTTGGAAACCAGCGCTCATCGACCGCAGACATCGCCGTCCAGCTGACGCCGCCCAAGACCTTCTCGCTCGAGGAGGCACTCGAGTACATCATGGATGACGAGCTGGTTGAGATCACGCCCCGGAACGTCCGCATGCGCAAGCGCATCCTGAACGAGACCGACCGCCGCAAGTGGCGCGTTCGCCATGGGATGGTCGACAAGTAG
- a CDS encoding trimeric intracellular cation channel family protein, whose protein sequence is MISELISSASPDTAAVAIPAWLDITAVVVGAISGILVARERRLDLIGYIALAMFGGLGGGLVRDVVMQRGSVYMLSSPYAILATVSAGVVGFLFPGMFGSFPGLLEWVDIISVGLFAAAGTDKAMVFSLNPLACVLMGTITGVGGGMLRDVCLGDVPRIFRRSNFYAICAIGGSMSYYLPVTLIHLQRLWATVLCVLITVLLRRWSLRFNVMSPADIDLTPRVMDRARTVVTYAKNEGVARSRRVIRRPHRGAGDL, encoded by the coding sequence GTGATCTCAGAGCTGATATCCTCTGCCAGCCCGGACACCGCCGCCGTCGCCATTCCCGCGTGGCTCGACATCACCGCCGTCGTCGTCGGCGCCATCTCCGGCATTCTCGTCGCACGCGAGCGCAGGCTCGACCTCATCGGCTACATTGCGCTCGCCATGTTCGGCGGCCTGGGCGGCGGACTCGTCCGCGACGTGGTCATGCAGCGGGGGTCGGTCTACATGCTCAGCTCGCCCTACGCCATCCTCGCGACGGTGTCCGCCGGAGTCGTGGGCTTCCTGTTTCCAGGGATGTTCGGCAGCTTTCCCGGGCTACTGGAGTGGGTCGACATCATATCGGTCGGCCTGTTTGCCGCCGCGGGCACCGACAAGGCCATGGTCTTCTCGCTCAACCCCCTGGCCTGCGTACTCATGGGAACCATCACGGGCGTGGGCGGCGGCATGCTGCGCGACGTGTGTTTGGGGGACGTCCCCAGGATCTTCCGTCGCAGCAACTTCTACGCCATCTGCGCCATCGGTGGGTCGATGTCCTACTACCTCCCCGTCACGCTCATCCATCTGCAGCGCCTGTGGGCGACGGTCCTCTGCGTGCTCATCACGGTGCTGCTCAGGCGCTGGTCGCTTCGCTTCAACGTGATGTCGCCCGCAGACATCGACCTGACCCCGCGCGTGATGGACAGGGCCCGGACCGTCGTGACCTACGCAAAGAACGAGGGCGTCGCGCGCTCCAGGCGCGTCATCCGCCGACCTCATCGCGGGGCGGGCGACCTGTAG
- a CDS encoding DUF4013 domain-containing protein → MAGETNYYGRSWRLLTRDKGWIKVLLVMAIATVVPIAGPLGVLGYALEWARLTAWGVDAAPKQKGVGVGACIKSGWRGFVVMLGWNLALMLVFALLRSLFHYSSVLEILILVVTVFSEVLFFVAALRAAIYQDFKAGYQANRLYDMLKRDFGGVAHVTGVTCLMSLVVGIIMAVLFSVLLMPLIMQLATFVATSSSGYYGSYYYGYPSTDAMALRMMADTVGSMVPGIVVAIYLGNVLASFYSLITVTMVALWMRQFNVPAWGASGDPLPEVGPVGLPATPPSPASQQASPTEVPAQPAPPASAEAATSAQPTAEVPTESAAAPATTVVQEAEAAPQPAVEQTQDPAEAAEVTPASEPGPEPASAPSAETADGTAE, encoded by the coding sequence ATGGCAGGCGAGACGAACTACTACGGCCGCTCATGGCGGTTACTCACGCGCGACAAGGGCTGGATCAAGGTCCTGTTGGTCATGGCGATTGCCACCGTCGTACCCATAGCCGGCCCCCTGGGCGTCTTGGGCTATGCCCTCGAGTGGGCGCGACTCACGGCATGGGGGGTCGACGCAGCCCCCAAGCAGAAGGGCGTGGGCGTGGGGGCCTGCATCAAGAGCGGTTGGCGCGGCTTCGTCGTCATGCTGGGTTGGAACCTCGCGCTCATGCTCGTCTTCGCTCTGCTGAGAAGCCTGTTCCACTACAGCTCCGTCCTTGAGATCCTGATCTTGGTGGTCACGGTCTTCTCGGAGGTCCTGTTCTTCGTGGCCGCCCTACGAGCCGCAATCTACCAGGACTTCAAGGCGGGCTATCAGGCCAACAGACTCTATGACATGCTCAAGCGCGACTTCGGCGGCGTCGCCCACGTCACGGGCGTCACTTGCCTGATGAGCCTCGTGGTGGGCATCATCATGGCCGTCCTCTTCTCGGTCCTGCTGATGCCCCTGATCATGCAGCTGGCCACCTTCGTGGCCACGAGCTCCAGTGGCTACTACGGCAGCTACTACTACGGTTATCCCTCCACCGACGCCATGGCCCTTCGTATGATGGCCGATACGGTCGGCTCGATGGTTCCGGGCATCGTTGTCGCGATCTACCTTGGCAACGTCCTCGCGTCGTTCTACTCGCTCATCACCGTCACCATGGTTGCACTGTGGATGCGCCAGTTCAACGTCCCCGCTTGGGGCGCTAGCGGTGATCCCCTGCCCGAGGTCGGGCCCGTGGGCCTGCCGGCGACACCCCCCTCGCCCGCGTCACAGCAGGCGTCCCCGACCGAAGTCCCCGCCCAGCCCGCACCCCCCGCGTCTGCCGAGGCTGCCACCTCCGCCCAGCCGACCGCCGAGGTCCCCACGGAGTCCGCAGCGGCACCTGCGACAACCGTCGTGCAAGAGGCCGAGGCAGCGCCGCAGCCCGCTGTCGAGCAGACCCAGGACCCCGCTGAGGCTGCCGAGGTCACACCTGCTTCCGAACCCGGTCCCGAGCCTGCCTCCGCACCTTCGGCCGAGACCGCTGACGGCACGGCCGAGTGA
- the rpsF gene encoding 30S ribosomal protein S6, with translation MKAYELLYFVDPACTEEVRAGVMKRIDVAVTENGGTIDNVEDWGKRKLAFEIDKLNEGDYTLIDFHADPADIAELDRVLRINDAVKRHMVVRRTDRD, from the coding sequence ATGAAGGCTTATGAACTGCTGTATTTTGTCGATCCCGCGTGTACCGAGGAGGTTCGCGCCGGCGTCATGAAGCGCATTGACGTCGCTGTCACCGAGAACGGCGGCACAATCGACAACGTCGAGGACTGGGGCAAGCGCAAGCTTGCCTTCGAGATCGACAAGCTCAACGAGGGCGACTATACCCTCATCGACTTCCACGCAGACCCCGCAGACATCGCCGAGCTCGACCGCGTTCTCCGCATCAACGATGCGGTGAAGCGCCACATGGTCGTTCGTCGAACCGACAGGGACTAG
- a CDS encoding single-stranded DNA-binding protein: MSINRVNISGNLTRDPELRATGSGTQVLTFGVAVNDRRRNPQSGDWEDVPNFVDCVVFGNRAEPLSRFLSKGQKVAIEGKLRWSQWERDGQRRSKLEVIVDEVEFLSQRGAGQQGGDGYPSYATPAPTPAPQAPRPPVSTPPAADVYDEDIPF; encoded by the coding sequence GTGAGCATCAACAGGGTGAACATCTCAGGAAACCTCACGCGCGACCCCGAGCTTCGCGCGACGGGCAGCGGCACCCAGGTCCTCACCTTCGGCGTCGCCGTCAACGACCGTCGCCGCAACCCGCAGTCGGGCGACTGGGAGGACGTCCCCAACTTCGTCGACTGCGTCGTCTTCGGCAACCGCGCCGAGCCGCTCTCCCGCTTCCTCTCCAAGGGGCAGAAGGTTGCCATCGAGGGCAAGCTCCGCTGGAGCCAGTGGGAGCGCGACGGCCAGAGGCGCAGCAAGCTCGAGGTCATCGTCGACGAGGTCGAGTTCCTCTCCCAGAGGGGCGCGGGCCAGCAGGGCGGTGACGGCTATCCCAGCTATGCGACCCCGGCGCCCACGCCCGCCCCACAGGCCCCGCGTCCCCCCGTATCCACCCCGCCCGCGGCGGACGTGTACGACGAGGACATCCCGTTCTAA
- the rpsR gene encoding 30S ribosomal protein S18, with amino-acid sequence MAKQRQVEQRQPRRKYCQFCKEDVEFIDYKDTQLLRKYMTDRGKIKPRRVTGACTQHQHDIAVAIKRAREMALLPYTVSVVSSRGGRGRG; translated from the coding sequence ATGGCTAAGCAAAGGCAAGTCGAACAGCGCCAGCCGCGTCGCAAGTATTGCCAGTTTTGCAAGGAGGACGTCGAGTTCATCGACTACAAGGACACGCAGCTCCTCCGCAAGTACATGACCGATCGTGGCAAGATCAAGCCTCGTCGTGTCACTGGCGCCTGCACGCAGCATCAGCATGACATCGCGGTCGCCATTAAGCGCGCCCGCGAGATGGCCCTCCTGCCGTACACCGTCTCCGTGGTCTCCAGCCGCGGTGGCCGTGGTCGCGGCTAG
- a CDS encoding YybS family protein: MLSPVVSCALIAYGVTVASARDGQGARLSAFAVAAVSAVLAGLVVGVGYVPSALVACCISLGYVVATSGRGRSLGPECLVMAGGSLAAIGVDSMAALQSGTTLPAYLEHLADGYLGMLGGSVEMSRRMELASALQLYKAFWPMAYLLQSALSALLARLGTRAAQKACGLPRTSLRLTEMRLPLWMGLAFVLGAVATVLGVQSPYQPDLIQLVGRNVFTAARAALAVQGIAVQMWAIGRAGNSRLTSFLWVIVAVWLETAFFVSSALGLVDLVADFRGLGGGGAEHESKKSA, from the coding sequence ATGCTGAGCCCCGTGGTCTCATGTGCCCTGATCGCATACGGAGTCACCGTCGCGTCTGCTAGGGATGGCCAAGGGGCACGGCTCTCGGCCTTTGCCGTCGCCGCGGTGTCGGCCGTCCTTGCGGGTCTCGTGGTCGGGGTGGGGTACGTTCCATCCGCGCTGGTGGCATGTTGCATCTCCCTTGGCTACGTTGTGGCCACATCGGGACGCGGGAGGTCGCTCGGCCCGGAGTGCCTGGTCATGGCAGGGGGTTCCCTCGCCGCGATCGGCGTCGACTCCATGGCCGCCCTGCAGAGCGGGACGACGCTCCCCGCGTATCTCGAGCACCTGGCTGATGGTTACCTGGGCATGCTGGGAGGTTCGGTAGAGATGAGCCGGAGGATGGAACTCGCATCTGCCCTCCAGCTCTACAAGGCCTTCTGGCCCATGGCGTACCTCCTACAGTCGGCCCTGTCCGCCCTTCTCGCCCGGCTGGGCACGAGGGCGGCCCAAAAGGCCTGCGGGCTTCCCCGCACGTCGTTGCGCCTGACGGAGATGAGGCTGCCACTTTGGATGGGCCTTGCCTTTGTCCTGGGTGCCGTTGCGACCGTGCTTGGGGTGCAGTCGCCCTATCAACCGGATCTCATCCAGCTGGTGGGGAGGAACGTTTTCACGGCGGCTCGTGCTGCGCTTGCGGTTCAGGGAATCGCGGTGCAGATGTGGGCCATCGGACGCGCGGGCAACTCGCGTCTCACGAGTTTCCTGTGGGTCATCGTAGCGGTCTGGCTCGAGACGGCCTTCTTCGTCTCGAGCGCACTTGGCCTGGTCGACCTCGTCGCGGACTTCCGCGGCCTTGGGGGCGGCGGGGCTGAACATGAAAGCAAGAAGTCGGCCTAG
- the rplI gene encoding 50S ribosomal protein L9 encodes MKVILLGELRGKGGEGDIVEVAQGYAENYLFPNKIAQPATPGNVKQLEERRHNIEKREEKRISDANATKELLNGKSVTVDAKVGENDQLFGSVTTNQIVDAIKAELGVEVDRKRVARGATIKTAGRHEVEINLYRDINAIITVLVGIDEEAPEAGTTETSEPKAEERPEDVTE; translated from the coding sequence ATGAAAGTCATCCTCTTGGGTGAGCTCAGGGGCAAGGGCGGCGAAGGCGACATCGTAGAGGTCGCCCAGGGCTATGCGGAGAACTACCTGTTCCCCAACAAGATCGCCCAGCCCGCCACCCCGGGTAACGTCAAGCAGCTCGAGGAGCGCCGCCACAACATCGAGAAGCGCGAGGAGAAGCGCATCTCCGATGCCAACGCGACCAAGGAGCTGCTCAACGGCAAATCCGTCACCGTCGATGCCAAGGTTGGCGAGAACGACCAGCTCTTTGGTTCCGTCACCACCAACCAGATCGTCGATGCCATCAAGGCCGAGCTTGGCGTTGAGGTGGACCGCAAGCGCGTCGCTCGCGGCGCCACCATCAAGACCGCCGGTCGCCACGAGGTCGAGATCAACCTCTATCGTGACATCAATGCCATCATCACCGTCCTTGTCGGCATCGACGAGGAGGCTCCCGAGGCAGGCACCACCGAGACTTCCGAGCCTAAGGCCGAAGAGAGGCCCGAGGACGTCACCGAGTAG
- the dnaB gene encoding replicative DNA helicase has protein sequence MSDDYGSHGGISDGALPGGGSMPQDLAAEKSILSAMLLSQDVLQECLVHLEETDFYLHSHRTVFNAMKEMFDRGRPVDPISLSDHLRSAGSLERIGGMAFLLELNNNSFSLASWEHHVEILHRDATLRAIIEASAKITALAFDAPEDTKEVVDSAENLLLGVTNREIGDSYSDLSEVMGDLYTELGEACMDPAEFMGVQTGYPGIDSRLQGLRPGQMIVVGARPGVGKTSFALNLATNAAAHGASVAFFSLEMSKVEIAQRLLSAYAHIPLSAIRGARIQDNQWPTILDATRDLSRLDIMIDDTPGTTVTEIRAKARRMLNGKERGIVLVDYLQLLSPPSGRQRMDSRATEVSEMSRGIKIMAKDLEVPVVALSQLNRQVTDRKGQRPQLSDLRESGSIEQDADIVILLDRSMTEEESERPDRPDMNVTEFIIAKNRSGPLDIVPLMFLPGSTKFVEVDRTHSE, from the coding sequence ATGTCAGACGACTATGGCAGCCATGGGGGAATTTCGGACGGTGCCCTTCCGGGTGGCGGATCCATGCCGCAGGACCTTGCGGCCGAGAAGTCCATCCTTTCAGCCATGCTGCTCTCCCAGGACGTGTTGCAGGAGTGCTTGGTTCACCTTGAGGAGACGGACTTCTACCTCCACTCGCATCGCACGGTCTTCAACGCGATGAAGGAGATGTTCGACCGGGGCCGCCCGGTCGACCCCATCTCCCTTTCCGACCATCTCAGGAGTGCCGGTAGCCTGGAGCGCATCGGCGGCATGGCCTTCCTGCTCGAGCTCAACAACAACTCGTTCTCCCTGGCCTCGTGGGAGCATCACGTCGAGATCCTTCACAGGGACGCGACGCTTCGGGCCATCATCGAGGCGTCCGCGAAGATCACCGCCCTCGCCTTCGATGCCCCGGAGGACACCAAGGAGGTCGTGGACTCCGCCGAGAACCTCCTTCTGGGCGTGACGAACCGCGAGATCGGCGATAGCTACTCGGACCTCTCCGAGGTCATGGGCGACCTCTATACCGAGTTAGGCGAGGCCTGCATGGACCCCGCAGAGTTCATGGGCGTCCAGACGGGGTACCCGGGCATCGACTCCCGCCTGCAGGGCCTCAGGCCTGGCCAGATGATCGTCGTCGGCGCACGGCCGGGCGTCGGCAAGACCTCCTTCGCGCTGAACCTTGCCACCAACGCGGCCGCCCACGGTGCGTCCGTGGCGTTCTTCTCGCTCGAGATGTCAAAGGTCGAGATCGCCCAGCGCCTGCTCTCCGCCTATGCACACATCCCCCTGTCCGCCATCCGGGGGGCTCGCATACAGGACAACCAGTGGCCCACCATCCTGGATGCCACGCGCGACCTCTCGCGGCTCGACATCATGATCGACGACACGCCAGGCACTACCGTCACGGAGATCCGCGCCAAGGCGCGGCGCATGCTCAACGGGAAGGAGCGCGGCATCGTGCTCGTAGACTACCTGCAGCTGCTCTCTCCGCCCTCGGGACGCCAGCGCATGGACTCTCGCGCCACCGAGGTCTCCGAGATGTCGCGTGGCATCAAGATCATGGCCAAGGACCTCGAGGTGCCCGTCGTCGCACTGTCTCAGCTCAACCGTCAGGTGACGGACCGCAAGGGCCAGCGCCCGCAGCTCTCTGACCTGCGCGAGTCCGGCTCCATCGAGCAGGACGCCGACATCGTCATCCTGCTCGACCGCTCCATGACCGAGGAGGAGTCCGAGAGGCCCGACCGCCCCGACATGAACGTGACCGAATTCATCATCGCCAAGAACCGTTCGGGCCCCTTGGACATCGTCCCGCTCATGTTCCTCCCCGGCTCGACCAAGTTCGTCGAGGTCGACCGGACGCATTCGGAGTAA
- a CDS encoding adenylosuccinate synthase produces MPASVLVGTQWGDEGKGKVTDLISGDFDVVCRYAGGANAGHTVIANGHKLALHQVPSGVMYDGTYPVIGNGCIVDPEVLLGEIDMLEAQGISCDELRISGNAHIVMPYHKDLDGAHEKRLGKNLIGTTKRGVGPTYMDKMNRTGLRVQDMLDEKIFREKLEAALAYTNPILEKVYEMPTYTVNQVCETYLPYAERIRPYIVESSLFLNEQLEAGRSILFEGAQATMLDIDHGTYPFVTSSNCTAGGAVTGSGVGPTNIGRVLGIAKAYLTRVGSGPFPTELEGEIGDRLGEVGHEYGVTTGRKRRCGWYDSVVVNYAARVNGLTDLAITKLDVLGCLDEIKVCVAYECDGKTYRTVPEHQSVFYHAKPVYETLPGWGCDISGVRDFYRLPREAKDYIDFLEQLAGVRVSIITVGPDRDQTIDRYWK; encoded by the coding sequence ATGCCGGCATCAGTGCTTGTTGGAACGCAATGGGGGGACGAGGGCAAGGGCAAGGTCACCGATCTCATCTCCGGCGACTTCGACGTGGTGTGCCGCTATGCCGGTGGCGCCAACGCCGGCCACACGGTCATCGCGAACGGCCACAAGCTCGCACTGCATCAGGTGCCTTCCGGAGTCATGTACGACGGGACCTACCCCGTCATCGGCAACGGATGCATCGTCGACCCCGAGGTGCTCCTCGGCGAGATCGACATGCTCGAGGCCCAGGGCATCTCCTGCGACGAGCTAAGGATCTCAGGCAACGCCCACATCGTCATGCCCTACCATAAGGACCTCGACGGCGCGCATGAGAAGAGGCTCGGTAAGAACCTCATCGGTACCACCAAGCGCGGCGTCGGTCCCACTTACATGGACAAGATGAACCGCACGGGCCTACGCGTCCAGGACATGTTGGACGAGAAGATCTTCCGCGAGAAGCTCGAGGCGGCCCTCGCCTACACCAATCCCATCCTCGAGAAGGTCTACGAGATGCCGACCTATACGGTCAATCAGGTCTGCGAGACCTACCTCCCGTATGCCGAGCGCATCCGCCCTTACATCGTCGAGAGCTCGCTGTTCCTCAACGAGCAGCTCGAGGCGGGGAGGAGCATCCTCTTCGAGGGGGCCCAGGCGACCATGCTCGACATCGACCACGGCACCTATCCGTTCGTCACCTCGTCCAACTGCACGGCTGGCGGAGCGGTGACCGGCTCGGGCGTGGGTCCCACCAACATAGGCCGCGTCCTGGGCATCGCGAAGGCCTATCTGACGCGTGTGGGTTCCGGACCCTTCCCGACGGAGCTCGAGGGCGAGATCGGCGACAGGCTGGGCGAGGTGGGTCACGAATATGGCGTGACCACCGGGCGCAAGCGCCGCTGCGGCTGGTACGACTCCGTTGTCGTCAACTATGCGGCTCGCGTCAACGGACTCACGGACCTCGCCATCACCAAACTTGACGTGCTGGGCTGCCTGGACGAGATCAAGGTCTGCGTCGCCTATGAGTGCGATGGCAAGACCTACCGCACCGTCCCAGAGCACCAGAGCGTCTTCTACCATGCCAAGCCGGTCTACGAGACCCTGCCTGGCTGGGGCTGCGACATCTCTGGCGTACGCGACTTCTACCGGCTCCCGCGCGAGGCCAAGGACTACATCGACTTCCTCGAGCAGCTCGCGGGCGTCCGTGTCTCCATCATCACGGTCGGCCCCGACCGCGACCAGACAATCGATAGGTATTGGAAGTAG
- a CDS encoding DegV family protein: MCDSGCDLSLSSLERAKVSLVPLVVRMGGTRYRDCVELDPTDFFVRYSSTRGQVGVSAPSRGEFERCYHELVGQGVVDIVSLHTSSALSDAYDLALDAASSVEGAVIRVLDSRCYSGQLAIVLARMVADRDAGLSADAAVIRAQELASATRALFVPASESSPLPHGTTRQSGILGRADRLRTRALGLRRVFSVNQDGTPTELFSSNDLSRLAGNMARAMSAYARKVGPLTYVEVTAGVPRQLAVVEKPLVTNEFEATRSAILSTNPSTTARLGIGAVGLSYAPSSLIKPDEATSLMRPVD; this comes from the coding sequence GTGTGTGACAGCGGGTGCGACCTTTCCCTCTCCAGTCTCGAGAGGGCGAAGGTCTCGCTCGTTCCCCTTGTCGTGCGTATGGGCGGCACCCGGTATCGTGACTGCGTTGAGCTTGATCCCACGGACTTCTTCGTCCGCTACTCCTCGACGAGGGGCCAGGTTGGTGTCTCTGCCCCCTCACGTGGGGAGTTTGAGCGCTGCTATCACGAGCTCGTCGGGCAGGGCGTCGTGGACATCGTGTCCCTGCATACCTCGAGCGCGCTGAGCGACGCGTACGACCTTGCGCTCGACGCGGCGTCCTCCGTCGAGGGGGCCGTCATCCGCGTACTGGACAGTCGCTGCTACTCAGGTCAGCTGGCAATCGTCCTCGCGCGCATGGTCGCCGACCGCGACGCGGGCCTTTCGGCGGACGCTGCCGTCATCAGGGCCCAGGAGCTCGCCTCTGCTACCCGGGCGCTGTTCGTCCCGGCGTCCGAATCCTCGCCCCTCCCACACGGCACCACCCGTCAAAGCGGCATCTTGGGGAGGGCGGATCGCCTGCGGACGCGCGCCCTGGGGCTGCGTCGGGTCTTTAGCGTCAACCAGGACGGCACGCCCACCGAGCTCTTCAGCTCCAACGACCTGTCGCGCCTTGCCGGCAACATGGCCCGCGCCATGAGCGCCTACGCCCGCAAGGTGGGCCCCCTCACCTACGTCGAGGTCACCGCCGGCGTTCCCCGCCAGCTTGCGGTGGTCGAGAAGCCCCTGGTCACCAACGAGTTCGAGGCGACCCGCTCCGCGATCCTCAGCACCAACCCGTCGACGACGGCCCGGCTGGGCATTGGTGCCGTCGGGCTGTCCTATGCCCCATCCTCGCTCATCAAGCCCGATGAGGCCACTTCCCTCATGCGCCCTGTCGACTGA